TTGAAAGCATTTACAAgtgtgatattttttttaagaggaaaataatatggaaaaaaaTATTGTCACTTGATAATATCACTTCTAATTTGATAAATATTTGATTGTAATAGATATACTTCgtattaaaacttaaaagtacTTCACAAATTGAGAGAGAGATTATCTATTGAGAAAATATAATATTGATTTTGTTAGAGTGATCTTTAAAAGGCAAGAAATGAAATTTAAAAAGGAACTagaactacttttttttttaacttctttcccttctccaTTTTTTCCTGTGTAATAAAACTCTCTTAACCTTATAGTGAAGTAAGTTATAAATAGCAGAACGAGGTTCTGAAATCATAACTATAGCAAATAAATGCAGCTAAAATGTCATTAGAACTGAACTACTGAAACATGCTCAAGAACATGTCCCACTATTGCTGTACATAAATAAGAATTATCCTGATCATACAAAAGTGCAAATCAGTTTTCCCAGTAGCAGGGTTCTGCAACAACATAATGCACCATCTAAGCTACAACAAACATGATCATTTCATCAATGATCAACTCCTGATGCATAGACTACAGATTTGATCATAAAATACAAAGGTCATAAACAGCAAAAGTGATCATTCCTTTACATAACCATATGCCTAATTTAACCAATCAAAATGCTGCATGATATTCATCTATAACTCAACTGCTATTATCATCCCTGTACAGGCTTTGGAGCTTGCATTATTTACAAGTACCCAAAAAACAAAGCAGACGAATACAGCTGCGCAACTTGCTCAAGTAAGTACCCAAAAAAGAGTGGACTACAGCTGCAAGACTTGCACAAAAAATGGGGATTGAGGTGTGAAACTGCTCTGCCCAAGAGAAGgaatgaacaaaaaaaaagcatcaacaagaagataaaaaaaagagaataaaacaTTACAACAGAAGACTTTGCGATCATAAGGAAGTCGACTTCATGATCTTGCTCATTGCATAGACACCAAGCACTTGCCAATGAGTTAGATAAAGCAACAAAATACAGCAGGCATCATGTTGTTGTTGTCACAGATTTGCAGGCAACCAATTCTACAGTTCCTTGTACCATGGTGAGATTGAAACCTGAAACCCAAAGCTAGATCAAGTTCAAATTCTGCAAACTCGTATCGGCACAAATCACCATACCTAAATATTAGCTGTGGTTGCAAAACTATGGCAAAATTTAACTCAGaataattagaaaatttaaaatttaaaaaatagttcaaCTCAAATAATAAACACACTGCTCTTAAAAGACAACTATGATTCTAGTAAACCTCTGGGTTTTAGAAGAAAATGTCTTAAAATATTCACATGTACCATCAAGAGCATAGCACAAAGCTGCTACCTACAGCACCTAAAACCAACTGCTCACAAAGGGCCAAAGGGTATAGTGAAAAATACAAGTCTCACAGCTTGTAATCTTTTAGTTAATTTCAAGTTTGAAGATGCCGCTGACAGCAAGCAAATGAATCAATTAGTGTACAATAGTGTGCATCAATATTATGTGTGAAAAATGTTGATCGTATCTTTCATTGATACAAAGACAATAATCTGAAGTTCTTAACCAGCAATAATggcatgcatgcatacaaatctTATACGCACACAAgttaataaaacataattttGTACACTCAAATTGGCTAGTAAAATCAGCTAAAGAATCCATGGAATACATGTTCAAACGTCCAGAAAATGAATGAACAAAAATGATAGAAGTATGCAAAGATCTGATATTGGGATATTTGCTAACAAACAAACAACATTCCCAGTAGTACATTCCACCATGCTTGTGTCAGAAAGCATGTGAGTAGAATACACATTTCGTCATGATTGAGCAGTCAGTACTTTCCAAATTAATCATAGTATATTTACCCTTTGCCATGATCTGCTTTCTGTTTTCATTTAAGTAACTTTATTGATGCCCTATACTAGCAATTCCATTTCCAAATCCGATCACACCCCAATATTAATAGAAATATAAGTATTTCATACTTCAGTAATAGAAATAGAATAGAATTATTAATATAGTTCCAGCGAAGGCTCATGATTAGTACATCATTACTATATATCATTCTTCTTTAAAAGAAGAGTTTCATTAAGACGATGAGAATGATAATAGAAGAAAGACAATAAAAGTTCCTCTATACAaaagcaaaacaaaaatatatctataatcTCTCAACTTTAAGAAAACCTATAATGTATTTCTACTATTCATTTTGTTATCTaaataaaaattctttttcttatagAAGGAAGTACCACATAAAACTAGGATTTTGTTTATTGAGTCCTTTTGATGTGTTTGTTTGCAAATTTTACTTTTAGATAGTAACTCCTTTGTTAACACAACCTTCCACCTTGATAAACCTAGTTGGATATCTAATGTGGCCTTTATTAGCAGTATAGCACATGGTCCTTTCAGGAAATTTTCCTCTTACATGTGTTCGGATATTGGAAACTTCTACTTTGATAAAAGCAAATAAGCACCATATAAAATATTAAGACAAAGATATCAATCATGAACCATTCTATTAAATATTAAACTTTCCATCATCCAAAGTACATCTGCATATTCAAAAGACCACAATATGCAGTAGTTTACAATGAATACTATAATCTGCCTGTAAACTACCTACTATTGTTAACAGAGTTTACACCGGGAATTGGACAAAGGGAGATGCAAAGAAGTTGAAAACAACATGAAATCACATGAGTGAAATGAAAGAACTTGGCTATACCTCTGAGCATTTCCAAAAACTCAGCTTCAGCATGTTAACAGGTGCATGAAACTTTCAATATCAATCAGTTACATATGGCAAGCTTGCCTGTCCAGTCATCAGTCACCCCATAATCAAGGCTGAGCTCTCTCATCGGCGGGATGCTCTCCATTGCAAATAGCATAAGGTGAGGGAACATTAAATTATTGTGATCATACAGAACAAACTGAACTAACACATTCGGAGATGTACTATGACTCATGTAGCAGGCTACATTCCTCAATCTTGACACATCCAAAGCAAAATCTAAAGGAGGTATCGACGGAAATGATGGGCGAACATAATTGGAATTTATTAGAGATATATCCCCCCATTCTGCCCACCTGTCAGTAAACCGATTAGGATATATCAATGCATCACCATTCATAGTCAAAATTTGTGCTTGCTGCCTGGTCAGGATAACACCAGTATATTCGCATATAAAAGCACCGGCTTGTATAAGGTCCAAGGATCTAACTCCCCAGCCAGTTTCCCTAGACCTAAACACTTCCAACCTACTTTTCAACCCCTTCTGTGCGACACGGTTCCGACAATGCGGAGGACATCGGCAAAAGGGGCCACATTCAAATATTATAGGCTTCCCTCTCAACAAAATCCCACTCTGATTATAAGGAAACTCGCCTCCATTTTTCATAGCGCAAAAGCAGCCTTCAACACAACCATCCACACACTCACAACCCATAGCCTTCCCAGTCTGATGAAACACAATAGGCGGAAAATTAGTCTTCGGAAGATACTCATAACAAAGCGGTTCATTACTCTTATCAATGTCGTTAAAAAGCCGAACCGCAACATTCTCCCTCCTATGCGAAATATCAAGAGACAAACAACACACAGGCTTAAAACACAATGGATCCTTCCTAAGCATACAAGCCTCCTTAAGAACAGCACTACCCATCTTAGCCTGTCCATCAACCCTAAACAGCTTATACTTATAAACACCGAAACCTGACTTCCCAACATCAAACCAGCAATCCATAATCCTATACAAACCATCATAAACATAAACCTTACTGGCAGCAGTGGCAGTTCCGTCGTACCGCAATCCCCGAATAACCCTCACCTCAATCCCATAATGCATACTCCTCTCCAATGCCAAATTCCCTCCTTCCAACTTCTGATGAAACACCTGCCTAGAATGCTTGTCCTGTCCCCCATGACCAGAGTAAATGATAACATCACCATCATCCATATCATCCTCATAGCCACCAGAAACAATGACACTGGTGGCAATTGGCTCACCATTGGAGCTCATACTCGCCGGAAGATAATCAATTCCGGCCTGCGTCTGCCCGTGAAGGCCGACTACACATAATTCCATCCTGTATAAGAACACATCCCCAACAAAAACCCCAGGGATGGCGCCGACAATCCTCTTGTCGCGGTTAAGCCAAAGGCCGCAAGTTTTCATCAAAGTCGATGCCCTAAGGTCCCCTCTGGCCTTCCTCCAATCAGTCAGCATCATCCTCCTCTCCTCCTCCGCCGTGGCCAGCACCCGAAGTGAGTCATAGATCAACCTCGTCCTTCTCACCACCTCTCGGTAATGCCGCTGGTCCTTCAGACTCAGATCTTTTACCCTCACAAGCTCCTTCAGCCTGTTCCTCTTCGCCAGCGTCATGTTCCCCCCGCTAGACGAAGCAGAACCCTCGTACCCAGCGGCGTCGTTTCCATTCCAATGACCCCCGTATTCCTGCGGAGGAGGCACAGGAACAATTGCCCCCGAATTAGGGTCCAAAACGAGGTCGTTTGAGGAATCCATTTGCTGAGATGCTCGAAGCTGGTGCTGCTGCTGCTCGGCGAAAGCGGTACGGAAGAGCTGAGAGACTCGGTTGAACTCTTCGTATAGGCCATTTGCGTTGTCGCTTGGGTCGCAGGAGGTGGCTGAAGGAGGTGCAGTTGCAGGTGCAGTTACAGGTGCAGGTAGGGTTTCGCGGTGGGGGACATTTGGGAATATAGGTTTGACGTCTTGATTGTTAGAGGTAGGGATGGGGGTGGTGCATTCTTCAACGGGTTCGTGTTTGGGTATTATGAGAAACGGCGTTGGAACGTTGGTGGCGGTGGTGGTGGCCGTTACGGCTTTTTCTATGGCTGTCGTAGGGATTGGGATTCCAGGTGGGAATAGTGGGAACGGTGTTTCCTTGGGTTGGTTGGTGTTCTGGGCTGAGGTAACAGATTCCATTTtgattcttatttatttattggtaCATGGAAAGAAAACCgacagagagagagaaagaaagcgGTTATGTAATAAAAGAAATGGTTTAGAATGGGAACATTGAAGAAcaacaagaggaagaagaagaagacacaGACACTGATTTTTCTCTTGTAATGAAGAGAGGTTTGAACTTTGAAATTTGAAGTTCTGTTGGCCTGTATGCCTTTGTCTGTGGTGTCTCTTGGTGTCTAAATACTTAAATAGTAGTTGCTGAAACTACAACTCCACTCAGAAAGCAGAAAACTCATATCATAATTCCAGCAAAGATTCGGGTGGAGttaatttcatataaaattaatagttaaaaatcgttaaataatttgataaatttaattaaattattatcagtttaataattattaattttggtAGAAATTTAAATTCAGTCGATTTCATATAAAGTTGAGAAttgagagtcgttagataatttgattaatttaactaaatttttatttaacgaCTTTTAACTATTAACTTTATGTAAAGTCTATTGGTCTTTATCATTAACTTTATATAAAGTTAATTATACATTTTTATCCATAATTTCTTTGGTCTAACATTCATTTAAGAGTTGGTCGTTAGTCAATAAATTATGTGTATAAAATGAGATTTGATCTTCAACACTTATTTAAGCAGACGAATGAATTGATTCTTCGACCAATTTAAGTTGGTTCACgaaattattatttaacaatgtctaattattaattttacataaaaataactaCATATAAGTTTTCGCATAtgagaaataatttttttaaagataaactattaaaattgtcgtaaattaattattttcaacacgcttttataaatatagaattttgtagtttattttatctttttgttttattataaatttaattttaatataatattaaaataaaataatactatatattaatttaattatgtaatatCGTGTCAACATAAATAATTACTTCTTATATTAAATACACGAATAACTATTTAAATGAATGGATATGATCAaatgattatataaaatattttatactatcaacatattaaaattaaactattttattatataagtcaaaataattaattttctcatttattacataaattttttaatatattttctctttattttatttcctttttataaAGATGTAGTTGACCGCTGACTATTTGACTAGGAcatagtaattttttaaaagttatttaaattttttaatacagtttaattaaattaattatttaatataacaaaaattatttataatcagtgttattttaaattttattatttaatttaattcataaaaaaaacttaaatatataatttttttttattattaaaagtgGTTTACGTAGTTGCTAATTAGTCattttccttgtttttcttttatctttttatgtTTAACTTTAAAAAATGAAGATGCTGtagtaataataaaaagaaaaatctacCATATTTATCAGTGAAGAGATAGCGCCATATATTTTGGTTCCATGGCGCCATATATTTGGTTCAttcttcttttcatttttaCGATGGCGCCATCTATTTGCTTCATTCATTTGTCAACTACGGTACTTGACTACTTGGGTAGTTTTTGCTTagaaaaaattgttaaattcgtttataaaatattatttactttttaaattagtctctaaacaaattttttattaaattattttttaaattttaagttaatCACATTAAgtcttttgttattattattgttgtttaaATGACTAAATTTTACACTAATCACAATACACTTGGATAATTATAATTGACtactaatataataattttataaaattaaattaaattaattttaaattaacctcgatttagaataatttaattttataaatttattatattaacagTCAATTAGAAGTGTTATGAGTATGTTATAATATCACTTAATATactatatcaataaattttgaCGTCATTAATAacaaaagtaataaaaaaattaatgtgattattttaaattttttgaaaaacaaatttaattaaaaatttaaaaatcaatttagaGAACGATAATTTTTCAGTGCTGAATTTGACAATTTATGGGATAATTTAACTATTTGTGTAGTTTAGAATACTCTataacaaacaaaatttaatattcaaattatatgaaaattaaGATTTTACATATTTATATGTGCCTATAAATTTATTGGAGTATATTaagttaataaatttaattttgatgcaggtataaaatattttatacaattatttaattatatttgttattttgtgACTATTTACGCcgtcaataaaaaatatatttattttcgtcacgtaataatatataattgaatATACATGTAAAATTATTTACGCTGAGTTGTATATCAAacttatattattaaaataaaatgagtttaatttttttgcaCTGATCGTATAACATGTTTCGCACAACATCTAATTACATatgttttttaaataattatttgtgTAATTAAGATaaatgttaattattttttgttggtCCATACTTGTTTAAACATATTAGTGAGTTAATCACTAAACTGACCTAACctgattaaaataataattatttttattaatgtgaAATTACATAATTGAATGCACGGTCTAAAAGTATTTTATAATGATAATGTATTAAAATTCAatctaattaatatatttaatttaaaccCTATTTAATATAGGTCTCTAATAATGCACAATAATTATAGCTTGTTTGATAAGATAAATTTATCATTGTTATTTAATATtctgaaaataatattttaattggctactaatatgataaatttatgaaattaaattaaattaatcttaaattgacttaaatttaaatttgatttgatttaattttataaatttactGAGTTAGTAGCCAATTAAGACTATTACAGATATATTGTGGTGTTACTTAATATGACATAGCATCAAATTCTGACATCATTGATAACGGACGTAATAAAAGAACTAATATGAATAtatgactaatttaaaatatttaaaggacgaatttgattaaaaaaaaaatgaaaaccaaCTTAGATAATGAGTGTTTTTTAATGACCaatttatatagttttttatcttctactttaattagtggacaacaacaacaataataataatgtatgaACACAAGATTAATTAGttaacaaattgaattttaattattatgttttattttttacttatatttttattcattaattattttattttttatatttacagtaaatattaaatataaaaaaataatattgattattatttattttatttatttagagtcataattaaatttgatataattatagcaagtatctataattaataataacatgGTACTATAACTTTAAgttgtataatataataaaaaagatcgTAGCAATTTGTATCTACTTCCTATAGAGTaacaatattatatatatttatatatatatatatatatatatatataata
This sequence is a window from Arachis stenosperma cultivar V10309 chromosome 10, arast.V10309.gnm1.PFL2, whole genome shotgun sequence. Protein-coding genes within it:
- the LOC130954471 gene encoding histone-lysine N-methyltransferase family member SUVH9-like, whose product is MESVTSAQNTNQPKETPFPLFPPGIPIPTTAIEKAVTATTTATNVPTPFLIIPKHEPVEECTTPIPTSNNQDVKPIFPNVPHRETLPAPVTAPATAPPSATSCDPSDNANGLYEEFNRVSQLFRTAFAEQQQHQLRASQQMDSSNDLVLDPNSGAIVPVPPPQEYGGHWNGNDAAGYEGSASSSGGNMTLAKRNRLKELVRVKDLSLKDQRHYREVVRRTRLIYDSLRVLATAEEERRMMLTDWRKARGDLRASTLMKTCGLWLNRDKRIVGAIPGVFVGDVFLYRMELCVVGLHGQTQAGIDYLPASMSSNGEPIATSVIVSGGYEDDMDDGDVIIYSGHGGQDKHSRQVFHQKLEGGNLALERSMHYGIEVRVIRGLRYDGTATAASKVYVYDGLYRIMDCWFDVGKSGFGVYKYKLFRVDGQAKMGSAVLKEACMLRKDPLCFKPVCCLSLDISHRRENVAVRLFNDIDKSNEPLCYEYLPKTNFPPIVFHQTGKAMGCECVDGCVEGCFCAMKNGGEFPYNQSGILLRGKPIIFECGPFCRCPPHCRNRVAQKGLKSRLEVFRSRETGWGVRSLDLIQAGAFICEYTGVILTRQQAQILTMNGDALIYPNRFTDRWAEWGDISLINSNYVRPSFPSIPPLDFALDVSRLRNVACYMSHSTSPNVLVQFVLYDHNNLMFPHLMLFAMESIPPMRELSLDYGVTDDWTGKLAICN